Part of the Musa acuminata AAA Group cultivar baxijiao chromosome BXJ2-7, Cavendish_Baxijiao_AAA, whole genome shotgun sequence genome is shown below.
TTCTGTGGATATGTACCTGCCGTCAGAGTCATCCATCAGAGCAATGATCCTTTCTAACTCTAAAGCCCATCTAATTATTTCATATTTATGTTAATTTAATGAATTGACATTAATATGCATTGCGAACATGTGAAGTTCGAAAGAAACTAAAAAAACTCGTTCACTTTCTTTCCTTTCCTGGCCGCAGGTTAAAGACGGAGAGTCAAATCAaatattcaaaaaagaaaaaaaaataagagattaataataaaaaaatatagcaaaaaaataaataaatataaaattaatataatttgataaaattttatctatatccATGAATAAGATGCTTGAGTTGTCTTATTCAAACACATCAAGCACCAAAAACATTCCCGTCGCCAAGAGAAACCGAAAGCATTAAAAATATTCCTTAGGTCACTTTTCACGATCAGATCGGGTGGCCGAAACTTAAATTGACATTTATTTGATACAACAAAGATTGGACATTGTAGAATTAGAGAGACCACATGAAATTTATTTGACAGATCGGATGATAACGGAAGCTTCGGCTCACGACTCGGTCAAACTTCTATCGCTGCGGTGTCCTGCTGTGTGTTCCCTACGCGGGTGGCAAGCAGCTCGTCGATCAGGCTATCGAGATCCCGGTGCGATGATCCGCCCTTCGCCACCGCCGCCCTCGCCGCCACTGACAGCTCCATGGCCTTTTTCCTTGCCGTCTCCCCCTCCCCTCCCGCCTTCATGAACCCGGACACCTTCCTCGCGATTGCTTCCCCAGGCACCACAGTCTTCTCGTGTTCTGCCACGCTCCGCTGCCCCTCCCACACCCGCTTCCCTGCCCCCGCCACCTCAACCACCAGCCTCTCGTTGATGAACTGCTCGAACACCAGCGGCCACGTCAGCATCGGTTTCCCCGCCGCGACAGCCTCCAGCaccgagttccacccgcagtggCTCAGGAACGCCCCCACCGCCCTGTGGCCCAGGATGGCCACCTGCGGCGCCCACCCCCTCACCACCAGGCCTCGCCCGGCCACCCTGTCCTCCCATCCCTCCGGCATCCAATTACTCTCTTCCTCGGAGCCGTCCCCGTCCTTTCTAACTGCCCAGAGGAACGGCTGGCCCGACGCCTCCAGCCCCGCTGCCAGCTCCCTGAGCTGCGCCGCTGTGAAGTGGCACCAGCTCCCGAAGCAAACGAACAGCACCGACCCTTCCTCCCTCGTGTCCAACCATGCCATGCATCGGCCGCCATCCTCCTTTGCCGCCGTGCCACCACCCCTTTCGACGCCGCCGCACGAGGCAAGCGCGACGGGTCCCACGAACCAGGCCTGCCGGGCATCCACCCGACGGTAGTCGTCACAGTACTCCGGCTCGAACCCGTAGAAGGTGTTGACCACCACGCCGTGACAGGTCAGCTGCGCCTTCTTCATCCGGTCCCATGTGTCGCTCATGTGGTTCTGCTCCAACAAGAACTCGGGCAGCTCGGCGCGCGGGATCTCGATGGGCCGGCCCGGCAGATCCGGGACGGCGACGACCTGACGCTCCTGGATCTCCGATCGCAAGCGGAAGAGGTTGTTCATCACGAGCTGGGGAAACACCCCGACGGCATGGAAGGTAACGCGTGGAATGCCAAGGTCGGCGGCGATGGCGGTGGTCCACCAgtaagggatgtcggcgacgacgGCGTCGGGGCGATGGCGACGGAGGATCTCCTCGTGAGCGGTCTGGGCGAGGTCGACGGCCTTGTACACGCGCCAGGACTCGGAGGCAGGGGCGGTGGCGAGGTTCTCGACGCCGTCAGGGAGGCCGACGGAGGGGAACGGAAAGAGGAGGAGCCCGACGGGACGGCCGGCGGCAGCGGAGCGGTCGAGGGTGGGGCGAACGAGGGCGGCGTTGGCGGGGGTGAGCACGAGGGTGGGCTCGACGCCGGGGCGGGCTGCGAAGAGGCAGGCGAGGTCCACCATAGGGATCATGTGGCCCGAGGCAAAAAAGGGGATAAAGAACACCCGAAAGGGTTTCTTCGTGCCTCCCACCTCGCTCCTTTCGCCTGCTGCCGCGGAGTAAGAGGAACAAGTAGCCATTTGCAACACAAGTAATTCGCCACTCCTACGGGCTTCAATCCTCTCATGGTTTTTATAGACGTCTCCGCGCTTGCAGCCGTTCCTTACGAACCCATCACATTGCCCCTACTGTCGCTCACACAATTTACTGTGAGTGACGACGTTCCCTATAGCGGATGTTCAACTTCGAATGCGTCAAATTTTGGTCACTTCAAAGTCAAATCCGTCGCCTGCCCAGATTTGTGGAAAATTTATGAATCACTGCTGCTATCATTTTTCTTCTTTCCAGATTTGTGAATGACTGTTGCTATCATAGATCTACCATCTTCTCTTTTACTACTTCATCATTGCTATTATCAAGAGAATCTTCTCCTTTACGACTTCATCATAGATCTTCTTTAAAGATTCTCTGACAATAGATCAGATTTCCACCATACATCTGTCTCCTTCGAACTATAAAAAAACACTAATCCTCTTTTTACAAATGTATATTGAAACATCTGTATGTGTCACAAATTTAAATGGCCATAGTTGTCATATTAATATTAAACGATATGAAATTTATAGTAATTCaaaatcaatgattttttttcattcaggtaaaatttaattaaatgttAATCACACAAATAACATTGGATGAGATTTTTTATTTAAGAATAAATAACATTTAGTCATTATTAAGCGATTTAacccacttatatatatatatatatatgtataattactctattttattataaattcatTACTTAAAAATCAATCTTGTCAAATTAGAATAAGGTTTTGTGGATATCACAGAAATACTACAAGCGTGCTTTATTAGATGTATATCAATCTAAAAAGGTACATCACCACCCAGAATCAAACCAAATGGTCGTTCTAATTCCTATATACATCCAAAACAAAAGTACCAACTGAACTGTGAACTCATGTGGAGCAATCTGCATACGAAACTAATGAACTACGCTGCGTGTGTGGCCAGAAGAATTCTATCATGATACACTGAGCTCTGCCTATCTCGTCCGGACGAAGATAAGACCAATCACCAACATCACCATCAAAAGATTCTTGGGGCCAATTGTATCTGTTCAGAAAACAAAACAAGAATGTCAAATGCATCAGTTTTACAATCATTCAAAGGAATTATTTTAGTCGTCATAAAGATTGATCTCCACCTGATGATGAACTGCCGTTGTCAGATAGACCGGGTGGAGAAGATGAAGAGGAATTCGACAATGTGATGCCCAGGTTTGCACAATCACCTCCGAGAGAACCTGAAACAGCACTCAGCTTGTCTGTGACGATGACAAACTCCGTATAGGTTTTCCTGAAGAAAAGGGCAATTATGTGCTTACAGTCTCTGTAGCAAGGGAAAATGGTCATGTTGAGAAGATTGCTGAAACCCTCTCCGCACTCACAGCGATACCCGAAGGTTGACGTACTCACACAGTTGCCCGCTCCACAGTAGGAATACGAGCAAGCTTTCGGAGAGAATCGAGAGAGATGAGAAGAGCAACGCGGTTCTTACGCTGCTTAGTGCTGAGCAATaagaagatgatgaagaagaCGGAAGGCGTTGACGCCGATACTTACGGTCTAATTTGGAGACATTAGCAGGATGAGGCGAGGGGGATGCTGCCGGAGCCGAAGAACCATTGGAGCACGAGTAATTGATGCTACCTAGAAGACAACGCAAGTCCACCGTATTTAagatgatatatatacatatacatgtgagCCCATTGTAGCATAATATTAAGGATGACCAATGAATTATATAGTCGAGACATCGAATTATCAACCTATGAATAATACCGAGAGCAGAGCAGATTTATTGTTTAAGCACCCTTTTGAAATGGTTTATAATCTTAAGTTCCATAGAGACCTGAAATCTACAGAGCTGAGTTCTTCTCAGGGAATAAAAGAATACATATTTGAGCTATCTCAAAACCAACTTCGCAAAACTGCACATATCGATAGAAGAGACCAAGTCAAAATGGTGATGCTGTCTATCTGATTCTGGAACCAAATGTCACTTTGATGCCCAACCAGTTGGCATCCACTTGAGCCGAGAGAGAgggaaagggagagagagagagagagacttacaATTGGGGATGATACAGGGGAGGAACCGGAAGTAGTCTCCAATATGGAACTGAGACCACCCAGGATTGCACTTGCATGCGAATCCAAAGGAGTCGTCCGTCGACACTTGACAACTCCCCTTCCCACACTCCACGCTGTTGTTGCATATCTCGTCTGTATAACAAAGACGAGAGAAGCAAAGAAGCCATGGAATTGATCACGCACACAGAGAAGATGGATCGAAATTTACATGAAAAAGACCAAAGAGAGGAAAACGATCCATAGGTACCGAAAAATCTTAAAGACATGAGAGTACGTActgaagagaggagagaggagatctCCTGCATCTGCCCAGTGTGGCAGCGAAGTGGTGATGGATTGGAGAACCACCAACACcagcactgctttaacccaacccATGCCTCGTCCTTCCGGTTCCTTCAGATCACAGATGAAGCATGAGAGGAGAAGGGTGTGTGTACGTTGGTAAGTGTAATAAAGATACCGGTGGAGTAGGTAGTAGTTTTTGTGGGATATTAATGCAGTCATTGGAGTGCATTACATGGATGGAGTTGGGGATGTGGTCGCCACGCCGTAAGAGAAGCGACGCGTAGGTGCTCGATCGAGTTCTCCTCACTTATTGCAGGAAGTTGGTGGCGGTTGGGATGTTGGGAATTAAATGCTGGAATGATTTGACTTGTAAGATTAGGCTTTacatgattttttcttttttctatttctctagaaaaaaagaaacaaaaatttttcCTCCAACAgaagttttttattttatatttcaagAGAACTTCGAAATTTCACAAATTATTCTCATTTATTTTCTATATTTGTGAAGCTAATCAAATCATAACGCCACTGTGCGTCTGATTTCTTTGTCGTTTTATTTCAATTTTACCCCTTCAAAGAAACTACATTAATCGTTAGACAATTTGTGTTACGATTTAAaacttcaaaatgtttaatataatagaaatatattttttttctttttttttcgaaTAACCAAGTCCTTGTGTGCTAATTCACTGTACGTCACTTATTTCATGGAACGTTGCAACCTTCTTCGAATGGGTCATCCACGTTACAGCGAGATTATAATTTTTAGAGCTGGAGGGGTTCGAACAGCAACGACACGATTTGCTTCTTGGTCTCTCCATCGGGTGCGCTGTATCCGTCTCCGTGTTGGTAGATGAACTGTGACATCCGAGGGAGGCCGACTGCCACCGTCTTGAAGATTTCCCCATACGAAGAGCTCCGATCTCCATTTATTCCTCTCCAGTTGGCCTTTATCAGTTCCCTGATCTTTTTGCGTGCCGCCGTCTCTGGAACACCACTCTCCAGCATGTAGCACTGGATCGACGACGGCGCATCTCCTCTTTCCAGCTCGATCTGCACACCGACCATAGGATTTGTTAGCGCCGGTGAGAAGCACTGATGAGGGAGAACATGTGTACGGCTTCCATGGTTTAGCTTGACGTACCGTCGAAGTAGCCAAATCGTTGTAGAGGCGGAACAGCATGGCCGAACACCTAGCAACCTTGGGGTAAGTGGAGAAGCTTTCCAGCGACTCTTTCGTCAGGTTGTCGCTCATGCAATAAGCATTGGTCATGAAGACATGACCGCCAGACGACATCCACGCGTTGTCCAAGTACTCGTCAAGCTTTGGCTTGTGGCCCTGGTTGTACCATTTCGCTTCCAACAGGAACGCTTTGCATAGATCCGTCCACTGAACCACGAGGAGTAGAGAGTTTGTATAGAGAGAAGAAACCAGGTGATTGATGCACaaaggaaaggaagaaagcaTTAATGTGTCTTACTGCCTTCCTTAAGAAAGGTATTATGTCCAAGCCCTTCTCCTTCATGACTCTGTAACCTGTCTCGTTTGCCGCGTTGAAGATTGCCAGAAAACACAGCTTCATGTAATCGGGAAGCCTGTCGATCTTATTAGCATCCCATCTGAAATGAGCAGCAGAATAACGGTAAACACAAGACGATATATACAAAGTTCAAATCCTTGCGATGGCAGGGGATCCTCATCACCTTTCAATGGCTTCGGTGAAAAGCTCGAGTTCGTTCAAGGTGCCGTAGATATCATAAACGTCATCCAGCATTGCTATTAAGCAGTTTGCCTTTGTCTGTATCTCCCTGTACTCCCAAAATTGTGGCTCAAAGGCACAACCTACGGTCCACAGAAAGTTCTCCGTCAACCTGTCTCTGAAAAATGACAGCTTCTGTGCAAGCCCGAGATTGGTCCACCATCTAACATCAAGAACAACTTTGCTTTAGAAGGTTTGCCGGTAAATCGATGAGAACGGAACTAAGCTCAAGCTATCCAAGTTTACATGGAGAGTTCTCGGAGTTCTCCCTTGTACATGCCCTGAACCACGTTGAAGTCCAGCTTAGCCAATTCAAGCACAACAGGGTTCATGGTGGCTTCCCTTTGGTATGCTTCTATGAACCACCTGGTGTGCAACCTCTGCATCCTCCAATGCAGTGGAAGCTCCAAGGCGTGTGCCACATGCTCCCTGAGACGAGGCTCGAGCGATCCCTTCTCCATGAGGCATTTGAGGTGCTTAGTGGTGAAGTCCGTAGCTTGATCCAGTACAAGTTCGCCCTCCTTTGCGACATAGGAAGCCTCATACAAGCTCAGGATTCCCTTGGTCTCGTGCTGCAGGCTAGCTTTGAAGTCGCCCTTCTCGTCTCTAAATCTGTTGAATAAATCTTTTTGTCCACAAAACATGTTCATGTCAGATCGCGACATGAtgattaaagagaaaaaaaaaaaggatttaatCTGAAATATGAATCACCTTCGGAAACATCGAACCCGTTTTCTCTGAGAAGCCTGAACACAAGTGCTGTGGCATGGAGATCATCTTTTAAAAGCATGTTGATGTCTTCGAGAGATCCGTAAAGGCACCGTAAAACATCATCGATATCATCTTTGAAGTGATAAGCCACACCAAGTTGTTGTAGGTGATCCACGAGTTGAAGTTGGTCCTCGACTTCCTTCTTCTCATATATCAGTTTCCTAACATCCTCCTTCAAATCATCTATCCCTTTAGTCTTGCGCTCCTCTTCGACCTAAATTTACAACAATCAACCATATGTGTTTATACATATAAAGAACGATTGATTACTCGTAAAAAAAGAGAGACATGTAACTAtttctaatatttaaaatttgtatCAATAAAACTGCAATATAAATTTACTAGTTATCTACTCGATACGTAAGGAATAAAATTTCACAATATTCATTATATTTGACTAAAGTGTGACAAAAATATTAGACTTAGAAAGACGATGGTGAGAAAAGTATGTGATGGCATAGACATAACCTTATGCAAGTCTTTCAATAGGATaattatcaaaaaaagaaaaaaggatgaCACTCAAAAGAATTAAattgatcttttttattattttaattattaaatatttaagggGATGATAATAAAGCATTGAACTCAACTTTTAAAGTCAGTAAATAccgaaaaaaataatataaaaggtACAACGAATCAATAGTTTAAACCAGAATAATATAAATAGTAGACAAGATAAtgtgtaaaataataaaatataaatataaacaatatTAGTTCTAAATAGTGTTAATGATGGCAATATGACATATTCGAGAAACAACGACATAATACAGACATAAAATAGtttacaaataatataaagtaaatcAATTAGATACTGATATAATATACAATTGTAACACGTAAATAAGACCAAATATATCTTATCGAAAATATCGTCGTTTATCCCACTGCACCATAAGCTACGTTTCAAGAGGAGGTAGGCGCATCGGTCACTTCTAATCTGTTTACACAAAGTCAACTCATAGCAtgcagagagaaaaaaaaaaaaaaaaggatgtcaGGATGAAGATGTTATCGGTGGTATATAGCAACAAATATTTCATCATCGGAcatacgatttttttttttttgtatttttaattgATTTATATGATTCTATTAATAAATGTTGATCAAGCAGTGTAATGAAACTAAAACTTCTTGCCATATTTTTCCTACACGCAGCTCCTTTATTGTATTATAATAACATAAAATAAAGCTACATCCGATCCAATCTTGATAGTACTGTCATCATAATACAAAATAATACTATTTTGGTTTGGATTTGATTACGTGATTCACTTGTTCTCCGCTACTTGAGTTCTAGATATGGATCTACCGTTGTATTCGAAGCCGCGTTGCACATCGATCAACTCAGCTGAAGCCTTCTAATTATGCTGCAAATGTGATTCTATCATCATCTTCACATGTTTAAAACATGAACAAGTGTATCGTGTTTTATATGAAGAAGTGACTTCAGAGGGTATATGAACACtgcagtgtatatatatatatatatatacaaacccaCCGTGGCGGAGCTGCTTGTGAGTGACTGTATCCGGTCGGCAGTCCATAGGTTTGGCTGGTAATTGGCCGTTCTCCGCGTGGGAGCTGCTTGCGCGCTGCAGCGGATTCTTGGACTTGGACGTTCGGAGATCGTGGTCCGCCGGAGAATGTTGAGGTTACCGGTAAAGGACGGAGCACCGAAGAGGAGAGCCATATATGTCATCTTTCGGGCTGGCTCGCTCGCTCGGTGGCGGAGTGTTGCAGAAGCTCTTCCTGGTCGACTCGATCTGAGGTCGTCTTCTTATATAGAGCTCGAGACTCTGGTCTGTATGTGGTCGATGATTTTGTGGCCACAGGAAGAAGAAGCTTCAGGAAACAGCGATAAACTAAACGTATGGCGTTTAGTGGTTCTGTTGAAGACCTCACAGCTCCGGGAATTGTGACGTAGCTTTCGAAGTGAGAGAAATTGCCACAGAAAACACATGTAGTGCAGGTAGGATGGGGACGAAAATATCAGTACGGACAGGACAATAATATGTGAGAACGGTAAGTGCAACAGTTTCTGATAAGATTTGGGTGGATACAGTAAGTCACATTACCAGGACGTATAAAAATTGgccgtatttttcttggttattaaaATCTCGGAGCCAATTTTAATATGTCAGAGGAATCCCAATCTTGTGGTTGAGACTTCATTAAACCTTCTGCCACATCTCAGATACAACAAAAATTAACAGAAAAATTTTAAtcctaaatttttaattttttttataacactgaatatattttattaaaaaaaattgtacCTTTTTGTGAGTGTCGAAGTGACAGAAAAAATCTCTTCCATCCTAGCATCATATTTATTATGGATTATTAGTTTATTGAAAAAAATTACAAGATTAACATCCTATTAGCAATCATAAAACATCtacaaatcataaaaaaaaataatttttaatactcgtaaaatatatttaagtatcaaattattaaataatactatattaattaattatgaaaCTTAtgtatcaaataaataattataatttttatatagtaAATACAATTTATGCAACAATCGCATATATCATATCCGGATGAAATAGTAAAGTAGCAAAAATGAATTTCAGACGATCAATAGTATACTTGTTCGGAGAGGCATACTTCGTTGGATGATTCTATTTTCTTCAAACAATGAATAAAGATTACTCATATCATATTTCTAACAATTGATAGAGTGATATTCCTCACTTGTAAAAGTAAACACACATTCGTCTCGATGATAAATAGATGAACTATCTAGCTATCACATATAATGAATTATTTATCCAAAGAGAATTACTTTTATCAGTATTGGTTTGCCTACCCAAGATCGGAAACAAAGTCATTCATGATCATTTAttcattaatatatttaaaaaaataatacaataaaatatcataaagaCTATGCTTAGTGTATGACCTACTATACTTAGTCTATTAGTGGCTTTGTGCccttaaacttgtttcataagGTGAAATTCTAATATGAACTACGCCTTGTATATCACATGTTAATAATCGCTTAatatcattaacttaatcttaaaataataaaaaaatcactaataatttctaaatcataaacTTTAAGTCTATTAAATTATAAAGCCACAAGGTATTCATTCTTTTAACAACCTTTGATCAACCTAAATCAATTCAAATAGGACCTAAATGAATCAATTCTAATCCTTATTGAATCGATCTTGAATTACCTAGTCTCATCTTATTTGAACTCGATCGCATTCAAATGAGTCAAATAAGCTTGAACCATCAAATCAATCGGAAATCattatggtcaaatgaatcttgtTCAATCAATGAGGTTAAACCcatgagaaaaagagagagagagagagagagagagaattaagCTAGATTGCACAGTACTAATTAGGTTGGCCTAGCCCACCTAAGACCCGGGCTAGTGATGTGCATTACACATACTTATCCTAAGTAGCAAGCTACACCAAGTGTAATAGATTGGACAGAGGACTGGTGGTGTGGGTTGAGTATAGTCTCAAGGATTATTTCATGTTTTGCTTATTAGCTGAACTAGTTGGATACATGGCTTGTGTTGCGCTTGGCTGCACTCAGCCCACAAGCTGAGATGTGCTTGGCCACTAAGGTGAGTTACCTAGTCGCATGGGTTAGGCTACACTTGGTTGCTGAGCTAAGCCACATCTTGCAATATGGATTGGTTTGACTAGCTTGGTCGATCAACCCGATTGAGGTCAGACCCAAATATAACccctcttattaaattagattttagttattattatttttaaatattttaaaatagaaTAACAATTAAACATGAATGAATTATCAGAATAAGTAGTTCATTAAAAGTTTATATTAATAgaaattatttctatttttttaaaaaaataaccaAGTCCTTTGTTGCTAATTTCTTATAAAATTAGACTTTCATTTTTTATGTAGATAAATTTTCATAAAATCTTCAATAAAACAATCATATTTTGCTCTCtttcattttatatatatatatatatttttttattcttgagtcATCCAAAAAATTGGATTATAATTTCTAAATGTTATCACGAAATAATTTAtgaactaataaaatttatttgaataaGTAGTAAGCTAAATTACTCCCATATCATACATTTTTATTGTGTAAGATCACCTTAGTTTCTAAAACATTGGTCGACTTTGAGAATAAAACATTGATCGTTTTTATTGTGTAAGCTACTAATACTAAATTTAATGTCAGACGAGAGTGCAgggtaatttttcttttttttatagtaGAGAATTTTAAAAGAGGAAACAAAtagtaattaataaaataaaatatgataactatACTCTATTTCAAATTGGCAAACTCCATGAAAACCTTGTACCTCCGATTCGAATCCTATCAAATGATACATAACTAAATCCTCACATCACTCAcatattatgtgataaaagaaCACAGTTTGACGATCTATTATGATGTTATTACAATGTTATAATTACTTATAGGTTAAGTATAAGAGAAAAAAatcagtaaaaaaataaaaattataattatatcaaattaaaatatataatttatttttattcaaaaaagataatattcttaactTGATTTGGCAAAAAATCTTTTTCTGATATTTTGATTGATAAATCTCTTTCTTTCGAGAGATCTTCAATCATGATTTGTAATCTTTAATCAAAACAGTAATttagttgcttttttttttctatttgtctTCTATTTCTATTACTTAGTAATCTGAACAAAAATAGAT
Proteins encoded:
- the LOC135617932 gene encoding uncharacterized protein LOC135617932; the protein is MGWVKAVLVLVVLQSITTSLPHWADAGDLLSPLFNEICNNSVECGKGSCQVSTDDSFGFACKCNPGWSQFHIGDYFRFLPCIIPNCSINYSCSNGSSAPAASPSPHPANVSKLDPCSYSYCGAGNCVSTSTFGYRCECGEGFSNLLNMTIFPCYRDCSLGGDCANLGITLSNSSSSSPPGLSDNGSSSSDTIGPKNLLMVMLVIGLIFVRTR
- the LOC103992841 gene encoding monoterpene synthase 8, chloroplastic-like, translating into MTYMALLFGAPSFTGNLNILRRTTISERPSPRIRCSAQAAPTRRTANYQPNLWTADRIQSLTSSSATVEEERKTKGIDDLKEDVRKLIYEKKEVEDQLQLVDHLQQLGVAYHFKDDIDDVLRCLYGSLEDINMLLKDDLHATALVFRLLRENGFDVSEDLFNRFRDEKGDFKASLQHETKGILSLYEASYVAKEGELVLDQATDFTTKHLKCLMEKGSLEPRLREHVAHALELPLHWRMQRLHTRWFIEAYQREATMNPVVLELAKLDFNVVQGMYKGELRELSIWWTNLGLAQKLSFFRDRLTENFLWTVGCAFEPQFWEYREIQTKANCLIAMLDDVYDIYGTLNELELFTEAIERWDANKIDRLPDYMKLCFLAIFNAANETGYRVMKEKGLDIIPFLRKAWTDLCKAFLLEAKWYNQGHKPKLDEYLDNAWMSSGGHVFMTNAYCMSDNLTKESLESFSTYPKVARCSAMLFRLYNDLATSTIELERGDAPSSIQCYMLESGVPETAARKKIRELIKANWRGINGDRSSSYGEIFKTVAVGLPRMSQFIYQHGDGYSAPDGETKKQIVSLLFEPLQL
- the LOC135616264 gene encoding probable UDP-glucosyl transferase 73B6, whose protein sequence is MATCSSYSAAAGERSEVGGTKKPFRVFFIPFFASGHMIPMVDLACLFAARPGVEPTLVLTPANAALVRPTLDRSAAAGRPVGLLLFPFPSVGLPDGVENLATAPASESWRVYKAVDLAQTAHEEILRRHRPDAVVADIPYWWTTAIAADLGIPRVTFHAVGVFPQLVMNNLFRLRSEIQERQVVAVPDLPGRPIEIPRAELPEFLLEQNHMSDTWDRMKKAQLTCHGVVVNTFYGFEPEYCDDYRRVDARQAWFVGPVALASCGGVERGGGTAAKEDGGRCMAWLDTREEGSVLFVCFGSWCHFTAAQLRELAAGLEASGQPFLWAVRKDGDGSEEESNWMPEGWEDRVAGRGLVVRGWAPQVAILGHRAVGAFLSHCGWNSVLEAVAAGKPMLTWPLVFEQFINERLVVEVAGAGKRVWEGQRSVAEHEKTVVPGEAIARKVSGFMKAGGEGETARKKAMELSVAARAAVAKGGSSHRDLDSLIDELLATRVGNTQQDTAAIEV